A genomic window from Vanessa tameamea isolate UH-Manoa-2023 chromosome 7, ilVanTame1 primary haplotype, whole genome shotgun sequence includes:
- the LOC113401353 gene encoding sushi, von Willebrand factor type A, EGF and pentraxin domain-containing protein 1 isoform X2, translating to MLIRCRAALGVALFLCLVSSTLSEGNLFTCPNGWELKGLHCYKFFNIRHSWDKAAELCRRYGSELMVIDSYTENNMTASMVPSTPSNTHYWLGLATVDDLRTNTLESAAGTLVSQYAGFWDLRQPNPKDGECVDVHVTSERQSWELTTCETLLPFMCRASACPAGTFHCSNGRCINAAFKCDKQDDCGDSSDEMDCTTDCHFYMASSGDVVESPNYPHKYAPFSECKWTLEGPQGQNIVLQFQDFETEKSFDTVQILVGGRTEDKSVNLATLSGKQDLSNKLYVSASNFMIIKFSSDGSVERKGFRASWKTESSNCGGILRATPQGQVLTSPGYPNSYPGGLECMYIIEAQPGRIVSLEIEDLELEMNRDYIVIKDGNTPSSSVLARLTGPGDENEKVVISTTNHLYMYFRTSLGDSKRGFNMRYSQGCRATIIAANGTFTSPAYGLNNYPNNQECLYRIKNPNGGPLSLKFNEFNIHSSDVVQVFDGSSTSGLRLHSDNGFTVKPRITLTASSGEMLIRFMSDALHNSIGWRATFSADCPPLKSGTGALASNRDTAFGTTITFSCPIGQEFATGKSRITTQCLEGGNWSTTYIPSCQEVYCGPVPQIDNGFSIGSTNVTYRGVATYQCYAGFAFPTGQPIERISCLSDGRWERTPTCLASQCVALPDVPHANVTILNGGGRSYGTIVRFECEPGYVRSGQPVLLCMSNGTWSGEVPTCSKAICPKFPEIKKGFIVDQTRVYMFGDEARVQCYKGYKLNGPSIIKCGPGQNFDATPSCEDINECSSSQCDSASTECKNTHGGFYCPCRPGFTPSLDCKPVGDLGLINGAIPDESITTSASEAGYYKGMIRLNNGGGWCGNNLEAGANWVLVDLRAPTIIRGFRTMSVMRADANIAFTSAIRIQYTNELTDTFKDYTNPDGTAVEFRILEPTLSVLNLPMPIEAQYIKFKIQDYVGAPCLKLEIMGCARLDCSDINECSENNGGCDQKCINTPGNFSCACNIGYELYSFNGTAGFSIENSETGERDGDTYQRNKSCVPVMCPSLASPENGQLLSTKSSYHFGDVVEFQCNFGYVMSGFSSLLCTSSGTWNGTAPECQYARCVTLSDEKNDGLKVIRDDPESVLVPYRDNVTITCTSPGRQLRNTLTSSFRQCVYDPKPGLPDYWLSGAQPQCRRKDCGVPMPTPGAEYGQYLDTRYQSSFFFGCQNTFKLAGQTSKHDNVVRCQQNGIWDFGDLRCEGPVCEDPGRPADGYQIARSYEQGSEVLFGCSRPGYILINPRPISCIREPECKVIRPLGLASGRIPDSAINATSERPNYEAKNIRLNSVTGWCGKQEAFTYVSVDLGKVYRVKAILVKGVVTSDIVGRPTEIRFFYKQAENENYVVYFPNFNLTMRDPGNYGELAMITLPKYVQARFVILGIVSFMDNACLKFELMGCDEPSAEPLLGYDYGYSPCVDNEPPVFQNCPQHPIIVQTDVNGGLQPVNFTEPTATDNSGAIARLEVTPQHFRTPIQVFHNMVVRYVAFDFDGNVAICEVNITVPDYTPPKLSCPQSYVIELVDKQDSYAVNFNDTRRRINATDASGEVVLKFIPERAVIPIRGYENVTVIASDKYGNKAQCNFQVSVQATPCVDWELMPPAHGAINCLPGDRGIQCIATCSPGFRFTDGEPVKTFVCETKRQWVPSAVVPDCVSENTQQAAYHVVASVQYRALGAVSNACLPQYKDLLAQYDNILNERLSQRCSAVNVNINVTFVKAMPSLLDENVVKMDFVLAIIPAIRQTQLYDLCGSTLNLIFDLSVPYASALIEPVLNVSSIGNQCPPLRAIRSSITRGFTCSVGEVLNMDTNDVPRCLHCPAGTFAGEKQKTCTMCPRGYFQNQARQGSCLKCPQGTFTREEGSKDLTDCVPVCGYGTYSPTGLVPCLECPRNSYTGEPPLGGFKDCQACPVNTYTYQPAAAGKDKCRAKCASGTYSPTGLAPCSQCPRNFYQNSIGQTLCMECPTNMKTVSTGASGLEECLPVECSNSACQHGGLCVPKGHGVQCYCPAGFSGRRCEIDIDECESQPCYNGGKCIDLPQGYRCSCPTGYGGINCQEERTDCKNDTCPERAMCKDEPGFNNYTCLCRSGYTGIDCDISIDPCSANGNPCKNGASCTALQQGRYKCECLPGWEGQLCETNTNDCVEKPCLLGAPCTDLVNDFSCACPLGFTGKRCHEKIDLCSTAPCKHGICVDKLFVHQCVCDPGWTGPSCDININECVISPCENGGRCIDTIDDFTCNCEPGYTGKRCQHTIDDCASDPCQNGATCVDQIDGFTCKCRPGFIGLQCESAIDECLNEPCNPAGTERCIDLDNKFKCECREGFTGEMCETNIDDCASDPCFNGGSCKDEVGDYKCSCQPGWTGKRCERDIGNCMNLPCQNNAKCIDLFQDYFCVCPSGTDGKQCETAPERCIGSPCMHGGKCQDFGSGLNCTCSLDYMGIGCQYEFDACEAGLCQNGATCMDEGEGYSCICAPGFTGKNCDEDIIDCKENSCPPSATCIDLPGRFYCQCPFNLTGDDCRKTISVDYDLYFSDPMRSSAAQVVPFATGSADSLTIAMWVQYTQQDEGGIFFTAYGVSNSQIALNRRTIIQAHSNGVQVSLFPELQDVYLSFGEYATVNDGQWHHVALVWDGSNGGELTLITEGLIASKLEGYGSGKSLPSYVWVTLGKPQSDNPKAYTESGFQGHLTKVQIWNRALDVTNEIQKQVRDCRTEPVLYSDLVLTWAGYEDTIGGVERIVPSHCGQRVCPNGYTGSKCQQLQVDKEPPKVERCPGDLWVIAKNGSSVVSWDMPVFSDIIGVARVVEKSGHQPGQNLAWGAYDIAYIAYDAAGNAATCTFKVTVLSEFCPAMPDPLGGYQSCRDWGAGGQFKVCEIACRDGLRFSQPVPPFYTCGAEGFWRPTNDPSLPLVYPACSPASPAQRVFKISMLFPSSVLCNDAGQAVLRQKVRSAINQLNRDWSFCSYAVDGTRECKELDINVKCDHRANVRQTRQVSSPPTATSKDTYVLDAIIPVEETRSNREGRQAGDTYSIELSFPAVNDPVINNGNNERSTVKRLLEKLILEDEQFDVRNILPNTVPDPASLKLESDYACPMGQVVMAPDCVSCAVGTYLDAASDSCQPCPAGSYQSEAGQLQCTPCPAIAGQSGVTQAAGARSAADCKERCAAGKYYDAEAELCRPCGHGSYQPREGAFSCIACPRGQTTRATEAVSAAECRDDCPSGEQLSSDGGCEPCPRGTWRANGSGAACAPCPSGTTTPQAGAASPDQCSLPVCRAGSYLNATLNTCIQCKKGTYQSEMQQTICIPCPINTSTKGPGATSESDCTNPCEILGPEMHCDANAYCLLIPETSEFKCQCKPGFNGTGKFCVDVCQDFCDNGGECVKDARGEASCRCAGSFTGRHCRDKSEFAYIASGVAGGVIFIIFLVLLVWMICARSTKKREPKKTLTPAIDQNGSQVNFYYGAHTPYAESIAPSHHSTYAHYYDDEEDGWEMPNFYNETYMKESLHNGMNGKMNSLARSNASIYGTKEDLYDRLKRHAYPDKSDSDSEGQ from the exons gctgGGAGTTGAAGGGGcttcattgttataaattttttaatatccgACATTCTTGGGATAAAGCTGCGGAATTATGCCGAAG atatgGAAGTGAGCTGATGGTTATAGACAGTTACACTGAAAATAACATGACCGCAAGCATGGTACCATCTACACCTAGCAACACTCACTATTGGCTTGGCCTTGCAACTGTTGACGACCTAAGAACAAATACCTTAGAATCAGCTGCAGGGACTTTAGTTTCACAATATGCAGGATTTTGGGACCTCAGACAACCGAATCCCAAAGATGGTGAATGTGTGGATGTTCACGTTACATCGGAAAGACAATCTTGGGAATTAACAACATGTGAAACCCTTCTTCCTTTTATGTGCAGAGCTTCCGCTTGTCCTGCAg GAACCTTCCATTGTTCTAACGGAAGATGCATTAATGCAGCCTTCAAATGCGACAAACAAGATGATTGTGGTGACTCATCTGACGAAATGGACTGTACTACTGATTGTCATTTTTATATGGCTAGTAGCGGTGATGTCGTAGAAAGCCCTAACTATCCTCACAAATATGCACCTTTCAGTGAATGTAAATGGACACTCGAAGGACCTCAAGGACAAAACATCGTACTACAGTTCCAAGATTTTGAAACTGAAAAGTCTTTTGATACTGTTCAAATCTTAGTAGGTGGTCGAACTGAAGATAAATCTGTCAACTTAGCTACACTATCAGGAAAACAAGATTTATCTAATAAACTGTATGTTTCTGCTTCTAACTTTATGATAATCAAATTTAGCTCAGATGGATCCGTTGAAAGAAAAGGTTTTCGTGCCTCATGGAAGACTGAATCATCAAACTGTGGAGGTATTCTTAGAGCAACTCCTCAAGGTCAGGTTCTCACATCACCTGGTTATCCTAACAGCTACCCTGGTGGTTTGGAATGCATGTATATTATTGAAGCACAACCTGGAAGAATAGTTTCATTGGAAATAGAGGATTTGGAATTGGAAATGAACAGAGACTACATTGTTATTAAAGACGGAAACACTCCATCTAGTTCAGTCCTTGCCCGACTAACTGGACCTGGTgatgaaaatgaaaaagtaGTTATATCGACTACAAAccacttatatatgtatttccgGACTAGCCTTGGAGATTCTAAAAGAGGATTTAATATGAGATATTCCCAAGGTTGCCGAGCTACAATAATAGCAGCTAATGGAACATTTACTTCTCCAGCTTACGGCCTCAACAATTACCCAAATAATCAGGaatgtttatacagaattaAAAATCCAAACGGAGGACCCttgtctttaaaatttaatgagttCAATATTCACTCTTCCGATGTAGTGCAAGTTTTTGATGGGTCGAGCACAAGTGGTTTACGATTACATTCTGATAATGGATTCACTGTTAAACCAAGAATAACATTAACTGCATCAAGTGGGGAAATGCTAATACGATTTATGTCTGATGCTCTTCATAATAGTATAGGTTGGAGAGCAACATTTTCAGctg ATTGTCCTCCATTAAAGTCTGGCACAGGAGCTTTAGCATCAAATAGAGATACTGCTTTTGGTACAACTATAACATTTTCATGTCCAATCGGTCAAGAATTTGCCACTGGAAAATCTAGAATTACAACACAATGTTTAGAAGGCGGAAATTGGTCTACTACCTATATCCCAAGCTGCCAAG AGGTCTATTGTGGTCCGGTCCCTCAAATCGATAATGGTTTTTCTATTGGCTCAACGAACGTAACTTACAGGGGTGTAGCAACTTATCAATGTTATGCTGGATTTGCATTTCCAACCGGACAACCAATAGAAAGAATTTCTTGTTTATCGGATGGAAGATGGGAAAGAACTCCAACTTGTCTtg catCACAATGTGTGGCACTTCCTGATGTCCCACATGCTAATGTTACTATACTGAATGGCGGTGGTCGCAGTTATGGCACAATAGTTCGATTCGAATGTGAACCCGGCTACGTTCGATCTGGCCAACCTGTACTACTTTGTATGAGCAATGGAACATGGTCCGGTGAAGTACCAACTTGTTCTAAAGCTATCTGTCCTAAGTTTCCTGAAATCAAGAAGGGATTCATTGTCGATCAAACCAGGGTCTATATGTTTGGCGATGAAGCAAGAGTGCAATGTTACAAAG GGTATAAACTAAACGGACCCAGCATAATTAAATGTGGACCTGGTCAAAACTTTGATGCAACTCCAAGTTGTGAAGATATTAATGAATGCTCAAGCAGTCAATGTGATTCTGCCTCAACAGAATGTAAAAATACTCACGGTGGATTCTACTGCCCTTGTCGCCCCGGATTTACACCTAGCTTAGACTGCAAACCTGTTGGTGATTTAGGTTTAATTAACGGAGCTATTCCGGATGAGTCTATAACGACGTCCGCTTCCGAAGCTGGATATTATAAAGGC ATGATTCGCTTAAACAATGGAGGAGGTTGGTGTGGCAATAATCTTGAAGCTGGTGCAAACTGGGTCTTAGTTGATCTTCGAGCTCCAACAATCATAAGAGGATTCCGCACGATGAGTGTTATGAGGGCTGATGCTAATATTGCATTTACATCTGCAATTAGAATACAATATACTAATGAATTGACCGATACATTTAAAGATTACACAAATCCTGATGGAACAGCGGTGGAATTTCGAATTTTGGAGCCTACGCTTTCAGTCTTAAACTTACCAATGCCAATTGAAgctcaatatataaaattcaaaatacaagattatgttGGAGCACCCTGTCTCAAATTAGAAATTATGGGGTGTGCTAGACTTGACTGCTCAGATATAAATGAATGTAGTGAAAACAATGGTGGCTGTGATCAGAAATGTATTAATAC ACCTGGAAACTTCTCATGCGCCTGTAATATTGGTTACGAACTATATTCTTTTAATGGAACGGCCGGCTTCTCTATAGAGAACTCTGAAACCGGGGAACGAGATGGCGATAcatatcaaagaaataaatcatGTGTCCCTGTAATGTGTCCATCTCTTGCTTCACCTGAAAACGGTCAATTGCTTTCAACTAAAAGTTCCTATCATTTCGGCGATGTTGTCGAATTCCAGTGTAATTTTGGCTATGTTATGTCGGGCTTCTCTTCACTTCTTTGCACATCAAGTGGAACGTGGAATGGTACAGCTCCCGAATGTcaat atGCACGATGCGTTACATTATCTGATGAAAAGAATGATGGGCTAAAGGTGATTCGAGACGACCCTGAAAGTGTTTTAGTGCCATACAGAGATAACGTTACTATTACCTGTACTTCACCTGGCCGTCAATTACGAAACACTCTTACTTCGTCTTTCCGGCAATGTGTTTATGATCCCAAACCA gGTCTTCCCGATTATTGGCTTTCTGGAGCTCAACCTCAATGTCGGCGAAAGGATTGTGGCGTACCTATGCCAACACCTGGAGCAGAATATGGTCAATATCTCGATACAAGATATCAAAGCTCTTTCTTTTTCGGATGtcaaaacacttttaaattggCCGGTCAAACAAGCAAACACGATAACGTTGTTCGATGTCAACAAAACGGAATATGGGACTTTGGAGATTTGAGATGTGAAGGACCCGTATGTGAAGATCCAGGTCGGCCAGCCGATGGGTATCAAATAGCTAGAAGTTACGAACAAGGATCTGAAGTTCTATTCGGTTGTTCAAGACctggttatattttaataaacccCAGACCCATAAGTTGTATTCGTGAACCGGAATGTAAAGTTATAAGACCTCTTGGCTTAGCTTCAGGCAGAATACCTGACTCAGCAATCAATGCAACTTCCGAAAGACCTAATTATGaagcaaaaaatattagacTTAACTCAGTGACTGGATGGTGTGGTAAACAAGAAGCTTTTACTTATGTTAGCGTCGACTTAGGCAAAGTTTACAGAGTTAAAGCTATTCTAGTGAAAGGTGTTGTAACATCGGACATAGTTGGCCGTCCAACAGAAATAAGATTCTTTTACAAGCAAGCTGAAAATGAAAACTATGTAGTATATTTCCCCAACTTTAACCTAACTATGCGTGATCCTGGAAATTATGGTGAACTTGCTATGATTACACTGCCAAAATATGTTCAAGCTAGATTTGTTATTCTTGGTATCGTAAGTTTTATGGACAACGCTTGCCTCAAATTTGAATTGATGGGATGTGATGAACCTTCCGCCGAGCCATTATTAGGTTACGATTATGGATATTCACCTTGTGTGG ataATGAGCCACCAGTATTCCAGAATTGTCCTCAGCATCCTATTATAGTACAAACTGATGTAAATGGAGGCCTACAGCCAGTCAATTTTACAGAACCAACGGCTACTGATAATTCTGGCGCTATTGCTAGATTAGAAGTTACACCACAACATTTTAGAACTCCGATACAAGTTTTTCATAATATGGTTGTACGATATGTAGCCTTTGACTTCGACGGCAATGTTGCTATTTGTGAAGTTAATATAACAGTACCAGATTATACACCACCGAAATTAAGTTGTCCTCAAAGTTACGTTATTGAGCTAGTAGATAAACAAGACAGTTACGcagttaattttaatgataccaGGAGAAGAATTAACGCTACTGATGCTTCCGGAGAAGTTGTCTTAAAGTTCATACCAGAAAGAGCAGTTATCCCAATACGAGGCTATGAAAATGTAACAGTTATAGCTTCTGATAAATACGGAAACAAGGCTCAATGTAACTTCCAG gttTCTGTTCAAGCTACACCTTGTGTTGATTGGGAACTTATGCCACCAGCGCATGGAGCAATAAACTGTTTGCCTGGAGATAGGGGAATTCAATGTATAGCAACGTGCAGTCCTGGATTTAGATTTACCGATGGTGAACCAGTCAAAACCTTTGTCTGTGAAACTAAACGTCAATGGGTTCCATCTGCTGTAGTGCCAGATTGTGTTTCTGAAA atACTCAACAAGCTGCTTACCATGTCGTAGCAAGTGTACAATATCGAGCTCTTGGAGCGGTTTCAAACGCATGCTTACCACAATACAAAGATTTACTTGCTCAATATGATAACATATTAAATGAAAGACTGTCACAGCGTTGTTCTGCAGTAAACGtgaatattaatgttacattCGTAAAAGCAATGCCTAGTCTCCTCGACGAAAATGTCGTCAAAATGGACTTTGTCTTAGCTATAATTCCAGCAATAAGACAAACTCAATTGTATGATCTTTGTGGATCAACgttaaatcttatatttgacCTCTCAGTACCTTACGCAAGTGCACTGATTGAGCCAGTACTAAACGTTTCTTCGATTGGCAATCAATGTCCACCATTAAGAGCTATAAGAAGCTCTATAACACGCGGTTTTACATGTAGCGTCGGTGAAGTACTTAATATGGATACAAATGATGTACCCAGATGTT TGCATTGTCCCGCTGGTACCTTTGCTggtgaaaaacaaaaaacatgcaCAATGTGTCCGAGGGGATATTTCCAGAACCAAGCCCGTCAAGGATCATGCCTTAAATGTCCTCAAGGAACTTTCACAAGGGAAGAAGGATCAAAAGATTTAACTGATTGCGTACCTGTATGTGGCTATGGAACATATTCTCCAACAGGATTGGTTCCATGTCTAGAATGTCCAAGAAATAGTTACACCGGTGAGCCTCCTTTAGGAGGATTTAAAGATTGCCAAGCATGTCCGGTGAACACCTACACATATCAACCAGCAGCTGCTGGAAAAGATAAATGTAGAGCAAAATGTGCATCAGGCACATATTCACCGACTGGCTTAGCTCCCTGCTCACAATGTCCTAGAAATTTCTACCAAAACTCAATTGGCCAAACACTATGTATGGAGTGTCCCACAAATATGAAAACTGTAAGCACAGGTGCTTCAGGATTAGAAGAATGCTTACCAGTTGAATGTTCAAACAGTGCTTGTCAACATGGTGGACTGTGTGTGCCAAAAGGACATGGTGTTCAATGTTATTGTCCAGCTGGATTTTCTGGACGAAGATGTGAAATAGATATTGATGAGTGCGAAAGTCAACCTTGTTATAATGGAGGTAAATGCATTGATCTACCACAAGGATATAGATGCTCATGTCCCACGGGTTACGGTGGAATTAATTGTCAAGAAGAGAGAACCGACTGTAAAAATGATACATGTCCAGAACGTGCAATGTGCAAAGACGAACCtggatttaataattatacgtgTTTATGTAGGTCTGGTTATACTGGAATCGATTGCGATATCTCG ATTGACCCTTGTTCAGCAAATGGAAATCCTTGTAAAAATGGAGCGTCATGTACAGCTCTCCAACAAGGCAGATACAAATGTGAATGCTTACCAGGGTGGGAAGGACAACTCTGTGAAACTAACACAAATGACTGTGTTGAAAAACCCTGTCTTCTTGGTGCCCCTTGCACTGATTTAGTCAATGACTTCAGCTGTGCTTGTCCCCTTGGTTTCACTGGGAAAAGGTGTCATGAAAAAATAGATCTATGCTCTACTGCACCGTGTAAACATGGTATTTGTGTTGACAAACTGTTTGTTCATCAATGCGTTTGTGATCCAGGTTGGACTGGGCCATCatgtgatattaatattaatgaatgtgTAATTTCGCCATGCGAAAATGGAGGTCGCTGTATTGATACCATAGACGATTTTACATGTAACTGTGAACCTGGATATACAGGCAAGAGATGTCAACATACTATTGATGATTGTGCTTCTGATCCTTGTCAAAATGGAGCAACATGTGTGGATCAAATTGATGGATTCACTTGCAAATGCCGACCAGGATTTATCGGTCTGCAATGTGAATCAGCAATAGATGAATGTCTGAATGAACCCTGCAACCCAGCGGGAACTGAAAGATGTATTGACTtagacaataaatttaaatgtgaatgtCGTGAAGGTTTCACAGGAGAAATGTGTGAAACTAATATTGATGATTGTGCTTCCGATCCATGCTTTAATGGTGGTTCCTGTAAAGATGAAGTTGGTGATTATAAATGTTCTTGTCAACCGGGATGGACAGGCAAACGATGTGAGCGAGATATTGGAAACTGCATGAATTTACCCTGTCAGAATAACGCTAAATGTATAGATCTCTTCCAAGATTATTTCTGTgt tTGCCCTAGTGGGACTGATGGTAAGCAGTGTGAAACTGCACCGGAAAGATGTATTGGTAGCCCTTGCATGCATGGCGGGAAATGCCAAGATTTTGGATCGGGCCTAAATTGCACTTGTTCGCTAGACTATATGGGCATTGGTTGTCAATATGAATTCGATGCTTGTGAAGCAGGTCTTTGCCAAAACGGTGCTACGTGTATGGATGAAGGAGAAGGATATTCTTGTATCTGTGCTCCTGGATTCACAGGCAAAAACTGCGATGAAGATATTATTGACTGTAAAGAAAACTCTTGTCCACCATCGGCAACATGCATAGATTTACCAGGCAGATTTTATTGCCAATGTCCATTTAATCTAACGGGTGACGATTGCagaaaaa CTATCAGCGTGGATTATGATCTATACTTCAGTGATCCTATGCGCTCCAGTGCTGCCCAAGTGGTACCATTTGCAACGGGATCTGCAGATAGTCTGACTATTGCAATGTGGGTACAGTATACACAGCAAGATGAAGGAGGTATCTTCTTTACTGCTTATGGTGTGAG CAATTCTCAAATAGCTCTTAATAGAAGAACAATCATACAAGCCCACTCAAACGGTGTTCAAGTATCTCTTTTCCCTGAACTCCAAGatgtttatttaagttttgGTGAATATGCAACAGTCAATGATGGACAATGGCATCATGTGGCCTTAGTATGGGACGGTAGTAATGGCGGAGAATTAACTCTTATAACGGAAGGTTTAATTGCAAGTAAACTTGAAGGCTATGGCAGCGGGAAATCATTACCATCATA tgttTGGGTAACTTTAGGAAAACCACAATCAGACAATCCTAAGGCTTACACTGAATCAGGCTTCCAAGGACATTTAACAAAAGTACAAATATGGAACCGTGCTCTTGACGTAACTAACGAAATTCAAAAACAAGTTCGCGACTGTAGGACTGAACCAGTACTTTATAGCGACTTAGTGTTGACTTGGGCAGGATACGAAGATACTATCGGTGGTGTTGAGAGAATCGTGCCATCTCACTGTGGACAAAGAGTCTGTCCAAATGGCTACACTGGTTCTAAATGCCAACAACTACAAGTCGATAAGGAACCTCCGAAAGTAGAAAGATGTCCTGGTGATCTTTGGGTAATCGCCAAAAATGGATCTTCTGTCGTTAGCTGGGATATGCCTGTATTTAGTGATATTATTGGTGTAGCACGTGTAGTTGAAAAATCTGGACATCAACCTGGACAAAACCTTGCCTGGGGAGCATACGATATAGCATACATAGCCTATGATGCTGCCGGAAATGCCGCAACGTGTACTTTCAAAGTAACAGTcttat CTGAATTTTGTCCGGCAATGCCTGATCCTCTGGGTGGATATCAATCATGTCGCGATTGGGGTGCAGGTGGTCAGTTTAAGGTATGTGAAATCGCATGTCGCGATGGTCTGAGATTTTCTCAACCTGTACCGCCATTCTATACATGTGGGGCTGAAGGATTTTGGAGACCTACAAATGACCCATCTCTACCACTTGTATATCCAGCTTGCTCGC cggCTTCTCCTGCACAACGAGTCTTTAAAATTTCCATGTTATTCCCAAGTTCTGTACTCTGTAATGACGCTGGACAAGCAGTACTCCGACAAAAAGTTCGCAGTGCTATTAATCAACTTAATAGAGATTGGAGCTTCTGTTCATACGCTGTTGACG gtaCAAGGGAGTGTAAGGAACTGGATATTAATGTGAAATGTGATCATCGCGCTAACGTCCGACAAACTAGACAAGTATCTTCTCCTCCCACGGCAACTTCAAAAGACACTTACGTACTTGATGCTATAATACCAGTAGAAGA GACAAGAAGCAATAGAGAAGGCCGTCAAGCCGGAGACACATACAGCATCGAACTATCTTTTCCGGCTGTAAA CGACCCAGTAATCAACAATGGTAACAATGAACGCTCTACTGTTAAACGATTGCTGGAGAAACTCATCCTCGAAGACGAACAATTTGATGTACGAAATATACTTCCAAATACTGTACCAGATCCGGCCAGTCTAAAACTCGAATCAGACTATGCCTGTCCTATGGGTCAAGTAGTTATGGCACCTGACTGCG TGTCTTGTGCTGTGGGTACTTACCTTGATGCCGCAAGTGATTCTTGTCAGCCATGCCCTGCGGGATCTTATCAATCTGAAGCTGGTCAATTGCAATGTACGCCCTGTCCTGCTATTGCTGGACAATCTGGTGTCACTCAAGCGGCAGGCGCTAGAAGTGCAGCTGATTGTAAAG AGAGATGCGCCGCTGGCAAATACTACGACGCAGAAGCAGAACTATGCAGGCCTTGCGGTCATGGCTCTTATCAACCTCGCGAAGGAGCTTTCTCTTGCATTGCGTGTCCAAGAGGTCAAACAACACGAGCCACTGAGGCAGTATCAGCTGCAGAATGTAGGGACGATTGCCCAtcag GCGAGCAACTGAGCAGTGATGGTGGATGTGAGCCTTGCCCACGCGGCACGTGGCGAGCCAATGGCTCTGGCGCAGCATGTGCGCCGTGCCCGTCGGGCACTACCACACCTCAAGCTGGTGCGGCTTCACCTGACCAATGTTCACTTCCTGTGTGCAGAGCAG GTTCCTACCTCAACGCGACTCTGAATACATGCATACAATGTAAGAAAGGAACATACCAATCAGAAATGCAACAAACGATATGTATTCCTTGCCCGATCAACACCAGTACAAAGGGACCGGGCGcg acatcAGAATCCGACTGCACAAATCCATGCGAAATTTTGGGTCCCGAGATGCACTGCGACGCCAACGCCTATTGCTTGCTGATACCTGAAACTAGTGAATTTAAATGCCAATGTAAACCTGGTTTTAATGGAACTGGCAAATTTTGTGTTG ACGTTTGCCAGGACTTCTGCGATAACGGTGGTGAGTGTGTAAAAGACGCTCGAGGGGAAGCTTCTTGTCGCTGCGCCGGTTCCTTCACAGGTCGCCATTGCAGAGATAAGAGCGAATTCGCATACATTGCTAGTGGTGTAGCAGGCGGAGTGATCTTCATAATATTCCTTGTACTTCTCGTCTGGATGATTTGTGCGAG ATCAACTAAGAAGAGAGAACCAAAGAAGACACTAACACCGGCTATAGATCAAAACGGATCTCAAGTGAACTTCTATTACGGAGCGCACACCCCATACGCGGAATCTATTGCGCCATCACATCACTCCACGTACGCTCATTATTACGACGACGAAGAAGACGGCTGGGAAATGCCAAACTTTTACAACGAAACATACATGAAAGAGAGTTTACATAACGGAATGAACGGAAAAATGAATAGCTTAGCACGATCGAACGCCAGCATCTATGGCACGAAGGAGGATCTGTATGACAGATTAAAAAGGCATGCGTATCCGG ATAAGAGTGACAGCGACAGTGAGGGTCAATAA